A part of Osmerus mordax isolate fOsmMor3 chromosome 10, fOsmMor3.pri, whole genome shotgun sequence genomic DNA contains:
- the LOC136950817 gene encoding stonustoxin subunit beta-like has product MPATTKIMPDTVKPGNTPVYDSNAPEPSCRADLLKYWINLSLDDNTANKTLWISEGGATVSRMTDSVLCPVLDRSERYEHAPQVLCKEGIMGFRAYWEVEYAGWVVVGATYEGAGRRNKDGPSGLGENEESWALGWAGKCYHAWHKGLNVEINNPHSSVIGVYLDQPAGIISFYAVREVKEGEESAERKEATLLHRVKGSFKDKMLPGLWVGTQSSCSILKKDA; this is encoded by the exons ATGCCCGCCACTACCAAAATCATGCCTGACACCGTGAAGCCAG GAAATACTCCTGTCTATGATTCCAATGCACCTGAGCCATCCTGCAGAGCAGATCTCCTGAAAT ACTGGATCAACCTCTCCCTCGATGACAACACTGCCAATAAGACACTTTGGATCTCAGAAGGCGGGGCCACTGTGTCTCGCATGACTGATAGCGTCTTGTGTCCGGTGCTGGACAGATCCGAGAGATATGAACACGCCCCACAA GTGCTGTGCAAGGAGGGCATCATGGGCTTCAGGGCTTACTGGGAAGTGGAGTACGCAGGATGGGTGGTCGTCGGAGCCACCTatgaaggagcagggaggaggaacaaAGATGGGCCCAGTGGCCTTGGAGAGAATGAGGAGTCCTGGGCCTTGGGCTGGGCAGGGAAATGCTACCATGCCTGGCACAAAGGCCTTAATGTGGAGATAAATAACCCACATTCTTCTGTCATAGGGGTGTACCTAGATCAGCCTGCTGGCATTATTAGTTTCTATGCAGTGCgggaagtgaaggagggagaggagagcgcaGAGCGAAAAGAGGCCACGCTGCTTCACAGAGTCAAGGGTTCCTTCAAAGATAAGATGCTTCCGGGGTTGTGGGTGGGGACGCAGTCCTCCTGCTCGATACTGAAAAAAGATGCATAA
- the LOC136950849 gene encoding stonustoxin subunit beta-like, with protein MPTRSNITSSIPASHKPMTKSKSVPVPKEIVPVYDPNAPEPTNRTDLLKYWINLSLDEKTANKALWISESGAKVSRMTDEVLCPVLDRPERYEDSPQVLCKEGILEFRGYWEVEYTGWVVVGVTSERAARRSRDGLCGLGENEESWGLTWVGSHYQLWFKGINKEIRNVPQSLTIGVYLDQPAGLVCFYCVNEVMEGEEGTGRKEVKLLGREKFSLKENMLPGFWVGPNSSCTIVKRKE; from the exons ATGCCTACTAGATCAAACATCACCAGCAGCATACCTGCATCACACAAACCAA TGACTAAGTCAAAGTCGGTGCCTGTTCCCAAAG AGATTGTCCCTGTCTATGACCCTAACGCCCCAGAGCCCACAAACAGAACCGACcttctgaaat ATTGGATCAACCTCTCCCTTGATGAAAAGACAGCCAATAAGGCGCTTTGGATCTCAGAGAGCGGGGCCAAGGTGTCTCGCATGACTGATGAGGTCTTGTGCCCGGTGCTGGACAGACCCGAGAGATATGAAGACTCTCCACAG GTGCTCTGCAAGGAGGGAATCTTGGAATTCCGGGGCTACTGGGAAGTGGAGTACACTGGGTGGGTGGTCGTCGGAGTCACGTCCGAAAGAGCAGCAAGGCGCAGCAGGGATGGGCTCTGTGGCCTTGGGGAGAATGAGGAGTCCTGGGGCCTCACCTGGGTTGGCTCCCACTATCAGCTGTGGTTCAAAGGGATAAACAAAGAAATCCGCAATGTTCCCCAGTCCTTAACCATTGGGGTCTATCTGGACCAGCCGGCCGGACTCGTCTGCTTCTACTGCGTAAACGAagtgatggaaggagaggaaggcacaggaaggaaggaagtcaAGCTGCTGGGGAGGGAGAAGTTCTCCCTCAAGGAGAACATGCTGCCTGGTTTCTGGGTCGGACCAAACTCATCTTGCACAATAGTGAAGAGaaaggagtaa
- the LOC136950037 gene encoding stonustoxin subunit beta-like, whose amino-acid sequence MALAIHKLIITFSLDDRTANKMLWISEGGVKVTRRTEEVCPVLDRPERYEHAPQVVSKEGIWNRRSYWEVEYIGWVVIGATYKGAGRRANCGSCGLGENEESWGLGWSGSCYQVWLNGKGEDIRNVPRCSTLGVYIDQPTAIVNFYLVSAETEGEEKEVRLLHSIQTPLKEKILPSFWVGMQSSCTIVKKPE is encoded by the exons ATGGCTCT AGCTATTCACAAACTAATCATTACTTTCTCCCTGGATGACAGAACAGCCAATAAGATGCTGTGGATATCAGAGGGCGGGGTCAAGGTGACTCGCAGGACTGAGGAGGTGTGTCCTGTCTTGGACAGACCAGAGAGATATGAACATGCTCCACAG gTGGTGAGCAAGGAGGGTATCTGGAACAGGAGGAGCTACTGGGAGGTGGAGTACATAGGCTGGGTGGTCATCGGAGCCACCTAcaaaggagcagggaggagggccaACTGTGGGTCTTGCGGGTTGGGGGAGAATGAAGAGTCTTGGGGCCTGGGTTGGTCTGGATCCTGCTACCAAGTGTGGTTAAACGGCAAAGGCGAGGACATTCGCAATGTTCCCCGCTGTTCCACTTTGGGGGTCTACATAGACCAGCCCACTGCCATCGTGAACTTCTACCTGGTTAGTGCTGAGactgagggagaagagaaagaggtcaGGCTGTTGCACAGTATCCAGACTCCCCTGAAAGAGAAGATTCTGCCAAGCTTCTGGGTAGGGATGCAGTCTTCATGCACCATAGTGAAGAAACCAGAATGA